A section of the Oncorhynchus gorbuscha isolate QuinsamMale2020 ecotype Even-year linkage group LG04, OgorEven_v1.0, whole genome shotgun sequence genome encodes:
- the erap2 gene encoding endoplasmic reticulum aminopeptidase 2: MVRFLVLALLSLAGVTQTSAGPTQASEPPNPTEEQPPLGTASLSFPWSHLRLPGYIVPLHYHLLLHPNLTMLSYSGTVRIELQVQNNTNWVVLHSKGLRITTATMLDQNLAHLSDKVLPVLHNPTHEQTAIFSPRVLSGGQKYFLFLEFGAELGEGFYGFYRSTYRTSSGETRNLASTHFEPTSARMAFPCFDEPSFKANYSISIRRSRPHTALSNMPVEQTVVLDDGLMEDRFAVSVRMSSYLVAFIVCDFRSVSATTASGVKVSVYAAPEKWQQTHYALKAAVKLLEFYEKYFNIKYPLPKQDLVAIPDFQAGAMENWGLITFRETSLLYDPATSSGSDRVWVTMVIAHELAHQWFGNLVTMQWWNDIWLNEGFARYMEYISVNATYPKLKVEDYLVDTCFAAIGRDSLNSSRPISSAAESPTQIEEMFDTVSYDKGACVLHMLRHYLTDQVFQSGIVRYLRRYSYSNAHNQDLWDSLANTCSEEEFSSGEHCYSSRQAAKNAYLYTGEHLDLTSMMNTWTLQIGVPLVTVTRQGSHLLLKQERFLRTAHPSDPAWPSLQQGFLWHIPLTYRTDTSTSIHRHLMTTLTDSVEVGEEVGWVKVNVDMAGYYLVHYDGSGWDDLIQLLKDNHTALTFMDRTHLIHNAFQLTTAGRLSLDKALDLIGYLRSESHTVPLLEGLGYLEAFYRIVERRDISDVTQNLRTYILWYFRDVIDRQTWSDKGSVSERRLRSELLSLACHLGDLPCLKQAQRSFTHWLDSNSMLNLPADVAETVYSVGAQEDAGWASLLQTYTHSLSETHKRKILSALASSRDTNKLTRLLELGLEGEVIRTKDLDSLIAMVARNPRGHHLAWSYVQKYWSTLVDKFQLGSFSIRNIIIGATAQFSSTEELTEVRVFFESIHEQASQLRVTEVAMDNIQKNILWLQRNLGTLRSWLDQQID; this comes from the exons ATGGTCAGGTTCTTGGTTCTGGCCCTCCTGTCTCTGGCTGGTGTGACCCAGACCTCCGCTGGCCCGACCCAGGCCTCTGAGCCCCCTAACCCCACTGAGGAGCAGCCTCCCTTAGGTACAGCAAGCCTCTCATTCCCTTGGAGCCACCTCCGTCTTCCGGGGTACATTGTTCCACTCCACTACCATCTCCTGCTCCACCCTAACCTCACCATGCTCAGCTACAGCGGTACTGTCCGGATAGAGCTCCAGGTTCAGAACAATACCAACTGGGTGGTGCTGCACAGCAAGGGGCTCCGTATCACTACAGCAACCATGTTGGACCAGAACCTGGCTCACCTGTCAGACAAG GTGCTCCCTGTGCTCCACAATCCTACCCATGAGCAGACTGCCATCTTCTCTCCCAGAGTGCTCAGTGGTGGGCAGAAGTACTTCCTATTTCTGGAGTTTGGGGCGGAGCTAGGAGAAGGCTTCTATGGCTTCTACAGGAGCACCTACAGAACCAGCAGTGGAGAGACACG GAACCTGGCCTCCACTCATTTTGAGCCCACCAGTGCACGGATGGCGTTTCCTTGTTTTGATGAGCCGAGCTTCAAGGCCAATTACTCTATCAGTATCAGGAGGAGCCGGCCACACACCGCCCTGTCCAACATGCCTGTA GAGCAGACAGTGGTCCTGGATGATGGTCTAATGGAGGACCGTTTTGCTGTGAGTGTGAGGATGAGCTCCTACCTGGTGGCCTTCATCGTGTGTGACTTCAGATCTGTCAGCGCAACAACGGCCTCAGGGGTCAAG GTATCTGTCTATGCTGCTCCTGAGAAATGGCAGCAGACCCATTATGCTCTGAAGGCTGCAGTCAAACTACTGGAGTTCTATGAGAAATACTTCAACATCAAATACCCACTACCTAAACAAG accTGGTTGCTATCCCAGACTTTCAGGCCGGAGCGATGGAGAACTGGGGTCTGATCACCTTCAGAGAGACCAGCCTGCTCTACGACCCCGCCACCTCCTCAGGCTCCGATAGGGTCTGGGTTACCATGGTGATCGCCCACGAGCTCGCCCACCAG TGGTTTGGCAACCTGGTGACCATGCAGTGGTGGAATGACATCTGGCTGAACGAGGGCTTCGCCAGATACATGGAGTACATCTCAGTCAACGCCACATACCCCAAACTCAAAGTG GAGGATTATCTGGTGGACACCTGCTTTGCTGCGATTGGTCGAGACTCTCTTAACTCCTCCCGTCCCATCTCCAGTGCAGCTGAGAGCCCCACACAGATTGAAGAGATGTTCGACACAGTATCCTAcgacaag GGTGCATGTGTCCTGCACATGCTCAGACACTACCTGACTGACCAAGTGTTCCAGAGTGGAATCGTGCGCTACCTTCGCAGGTACAGCTACAGCAACGCTCACAACCAGGACCTGTGGGACAGCCTGGCCAAT ACGTGTTCAGAGGAGGAGTTCAGCTCTGGAGAACACTGTTAcagcagcaggcaggcagcaaaGAACGCA tacctGTACACTGGGGAGCACCTGGACCTGACATCCATGATGAACACCTGGACGCTGCAGATAGGTGTGCCCTTGGTAACGGTTACTAGGCAGGGGTCTCATCTCCTGCTGAAACAGGAGAGGTTCCTGAGGACCGCACATCCTTCTGATCCAGCATGGCCCAGCCTGCAGcaggg GTTCCTGTGGCACATCCCTCTGACATACAGGACTGACACCTCAACAAGTATCCACAGACACCTAATGACCACACTCACAG acagtgtggaggtgggggaggaggtgggCTGGGTGAAGGTGAATGTGGACATGGCTGGTTATTACCTGGTCCACTATGATGGTTCAGGCTGGGACGACTTGATACAACTACTGAAGGACAACCACACAGCTCTCACCTTCATGGACAGAACACACCTAATACACAACGCCTTCCAACTCACCAC GGCAGGTCGGTTGTCACTCGATAAAGCCTTGGACCTTATTGGCTACCTGCGATCAGAAAGTCACACCGTTCCCTTACTCGAAGGGTTGGGCTACCTGGAAGCTTTCTACaggatagtggagaggagagacatatcTGATGTCACACAAAACCTCAGG ACGTACATCCTGTGGTATTTCCGTGATGTGATTGACCGTCAGACGTGGAGCGACAAGGGCTCTGTGTCTGAGAGGCGACTGAGGTCGGAGCTCCTTTCCCTGGCCTGCCATCTAGGAGACCTCCCCTGTTTGAAGCAGGCCCAGCGCAGCTTCACACACTGGCTGGACTCCAACAGCATGCTTAA CCTGCCTGCAGACGTGGCAGAGACAGTGTATTCAGTAGGGGCCCAGGAGGACGCGGGCTGGGCGTCTCTCCTCCAGACATACACCCACTCCCTCTCAGAGACGCACAAACGCAAGATCCTCTCTGCCCTGGCCAGCAGCCGAGACACTAACAAACTAACCAG GTTGTTGGAGCTGGGTCTAGAGGGAGAGGTGATCCGTACCAAGGACCTGGACTCCCTCATCGCCATGGTAGCCAGGAACCCAAGGGGACATCATCTGGCCTGGAGCTACGTCCAGAAATACTGGAGCACCCTGGTGGACAA GTTCCAGTTGGGATCGTTCTCTATTAGAAACATCATCATTGGTGCCACAGCCCAGTTctcctccacagaggaactcactGAG GTGCGTGTATTCTTTGAGTCGATCCATGAGCAGGCATCTCAGCTGAGAGTGACTGAGGTTGCCATGGATAACATCCAGAAGAACATCCTCTGGCTGCAAAGGAACCTGGGAACTCTGAGGAGCTGGCTGGACCAACAGATAgactga